The Neobacillus sp. PS3-34 genome has a window encoding:
- a CDS encoding IS3 family transposase (programmed frameshift): MVKFHTEDKLAAIQRYLKGGESYASIGASIGTSENIVRNWVMRYEHQGVQGFTKSYTRYTAEFKLDVLKYLNDHGTSPNETAAIFNISSPALIRKWRIQVDSQGIDALKSKKKGRPTVKKKTKKTTAVSGSVEALQAEIDHLRMEVAYFKKVECLSSKEGNITNQDKAQVVSELRIDFPFEALLNIAGIPRSTYYYCINKLSRPDKDAELKKVIEEIYLEHKGRYGYRRITLELKNRGYKVNHKKVQRLMKELGLKSTVRIKKYRSYKGKVGKTAPNILDRDFQTEKPNEKWVTDITEFKLFGEKLYLSPMLDLFNGEIIAYTMNSRPKYSLVSTMLDQAFERLTEGEKLLIHSDQGWHYQMPQFQHALKEHHITQSMSRKGNCYDNAVMENFFGILKSEFLYTQEFDSVEHFKRELAEYIDYYNHIRIKAKLKGLSPVQYRTQALSAA; encoded by the exons ATGGTTAAATTTCATACAGAGGATAAATTAGCTGCGATTCAACGCTATTTAAAGGGTGGAGAGAGTTATGCCTCGATTGGGGCATCGATTGGTACCTCTGAAAATATAGTAAGAAACTGGGTGATGCGATACGAACATCAGGGGGTACAAGGATTCACAAAATCCTATACAAGGTACACGGCAGAGTTTAAACTAGACGTACTTAAATATTTGAATGATCATGGGACGTCTCCAAATGAAACAGCAGCGATTTTTAATATCTCTTCTCCTGCCTTAATTCGTAAATGGAGAATACAAGTTGATTCTCAAGGAATAGACGCCCTCAAATCAAAGAAAAAGGGGCGTCCTACCGTGAAGAAGAAAACAAAAAAAACAACAGCCGTCAGTGGATCCGTCGAAGCACTCCAGGCCGAAATAGACCATTTGCGTATGGAGGTTGCTTACT TTAAAAAAGTTGAATGCCTTAGTTCAAAAGAAGGAAACATTACCAACCAGGACAAAGCGCAAGTAGTGTCTGAACTAAGGATTGATTTTCCTTTTGAAGCGTTACTCAACATCGCAGGCATCCCCCGCAGTACGTACTATTACTGCATAAATAAATTAAGTCGTCCAGACAAAGATGCCGAACTAAAAAAAGTGATTGAGGAGATTTATCTCGAACATAAAGGCCGTTATGGATACCGTCGTATAACGCTCGAACTAAAGAACCGAGGATATAAAGTGAATCACAAAAAGGTCCAGAGGTTAATGAAAGAGTTAGGCTTGAAGAGCACTGTTCGCATCAAAAAATATCGCTCTTATAAGGGAAAAGTCGGAAAGACAGCACCAAATATTTTGGATCGAGACTTCCAGACGGAAAAGCCAAATGAAAAGTGGGTAACAGATATTACTGAGTTCAAGTTATTTGGCGAAAAGCTCTATTTATCTCCCATGTTGGATTTGTTTAATGGGGAAATCATCGCTTATACGATGAATTCGAGGCCAAAATATTCACTTGTTTCCACGATGCTGGATCAAGCATTTGAGCGATTAACAGAGGGAGAAAAGCTCCTAATTCACTCGGATCAAGGTTGGCATTATCAAATGCCTCAGTTCCAGCATGCATTAAAAGAACATCACATCACGCAGAGTATGTCACGAAAGGGAAACTGTTATGATAATGCAGTCATGGAAAATTTCTTTGGTATCTTAAAATCGGAATTTTTATATACACAAGAGTTTGATAGTGTAGAACATTTTAAACGGGAGTTAGCCGAATATATTGATTACTACAATCACATACGAATAAAGGCAAAATTAAAAGGTTTGAGTCCAGTACAATACCGAACTCAAGCCCTATCAGCTGCCTAA
- a CDS encoding SagB family peptide dehydrogenase, whose amino-acid sequence MKLETFLHNLHFDPDKIFPPDWQVDWEDAPLPYKLYRGLQEIPLPADVPLTFTGREKNGTPSLEEVGHFLWYVFGISQFSQFAKPVVTADESVSFTHSLRRFVPSGGALYPSELYVYLKLEEVPKGIYQYDAAHHRLILLREGNYDSYLSRSLGNSVEISDSFCTVFISTMFWKNYYKYNNFSYRLQGLDAGVLIGQSLEVADRMGFTSRVCYQFLDRAINHLLGLSEQDESVYALIPLSNTQSIFWVNNENRSEETVSSTELCREIPEQQHEYYNRSKRVIDYPMLRELNEASMLETTNSFVKLKKDRSLKSSLGMETIMLPYTESVSYDLAAVCRKRHSPDIDFIMGKVSQTHLSTLLTETFSFSYLNDLDEPNENGECRVDLYGYFYNIEGVPDGAYSYDKNTHALRRISSGDQRGYLQYGLSMDNVNLFQVPLCFHLVGDREHLMEELGVRGYRIQQMEAGIHVQRLLLAAGSLGMGGHPLLGFDAKSCDELYQLETKGKTSLIHIPVGPFRPRAWLKGNLHS is encoded by the coding sequence TTGAAGCTAGAAACTTTTCTACACAATCTCCATTTTGACCCAGATAAAATCTTTCCGCCGGATTGGCAGGTGGATTGGGAGGACGCGCCACTCCCCTATAAACTGTATCGTGGTCTCCAGGAGATTCCACTTCCGGCAGATGTACCGTTAACATTCACTGGACGGGAAAAGAATGGAACCCCGAGCTTAGAAGAAGTAGGCCATTTCCTGTGGTACGTATTCGGCATTTCTCAATTCTCTCAATTTGCTAAACCTGTTGTCACCGCGGATGAATCTGTGAGTTTTACACATTCACTAAGGCGATTTGTTCCCTCGGGCGGTGCGCTGTATCCTAGTGAATTATACGTGTATTTAAAGCTGGAAGAGGTACCAAAGGGAATCTATCAATATGACGCAGCACATCACCGCCTCATATTGCTGCGAGAAGGAAATTATGATTCCTATTTATCAAGAAGCCTTGGAAATAGTGTAGAGATCTCAGATAGTTTTTGCACCGTTTTTATCTCGACGATGTTTTGGAAAAATTACTATAAATATAATAATTTTTCATACAGGCTCCAAGGGTTAGATGCCGGTGTGTTAATTGGGCAATCGTTGGAAGTAGCGGATCGGATGGGTTTTACTTCAAGAGTATGCTATCAATTTCTTGATCGGGCAATCAATCATTTACTCGGGCTATCCGAACAGGATGAAAGTGTATATGCGCTTATCCCATTGTCTAATACTCAATCGATCTTTTGGGTTAACAACGAAAATAGAAGCGAAGAAACGGTTTCTTCCACTGAATTGTGCCGGGAAATACCGGAACAGCAGCATGAATACTATAACCGATCTAAGAGAGTCATTGATTATCCGATGCTGCGAGAGCTTAATGAAGCATCGATGTTAGAAACGACAAACTCATTTGTGAAGTTAAAGAAGGACCGCAGTTTGAAGTCTTCCTTAGGCATGGAGACGATCATGCTGCCATACACGGAGTCCGTTTCGTACGATCTCGCAGCCGTTTGCAGGAAACGGCATTCTCCTGATATCGATTTTATAATGGGAAAAGTGAGCCAAACACATCTATCCACTTTGTTAACAGAAACATTTTCTTTCTCCTATCTGAATGACCTCGATGAGCCAAATGAAAATGGTGAGTGCCGTGTCGATTTGTATGGTTATTTTTATAATATAGAGGGAGTTCCAGATGGGGCATACTCTTATGACAAAAATACTCATGCCCTTCGAAGAATATCGTCAGGGGATCAGCGGGGATATCTACAATATGGATTGTCGATGGATAATGTGAATCTTTTTCAGGTCCCACTCTGCTTCCATTTAGTGGGTGACAGGGAACATCTGATGGAGGAATTGGGAGTTAGAGGATATCGTATTCAGCAGATGGAAGCGGGCATTCATGTGCAGCGGCTCCTCTTGGCGGCGGGCTCATTAGGGATGGGTGGCCACCCACTTCTCGGATTTGATGCTAAATCGTGTGATGAACTTTACCAACTCGAAACGAAAGGGAAAACCAGTTTAATCCATATTCCTGTTGGTCCCTTCCGTCCACGCGCCTGGTTAAAAGGGAATCTGCATAGCTAA